From a single Lolium rigidum isolate FL_2022 chromosome 7, APGP_CSIRO_Lrig_0.1, whole genome shotgun sequence genomic region:
- the LOC124669941 gene encoding probable metal-nicotianamine transporter YSL6, with product MGSEADAPELNGPLLAGATAEEAVPPWREQLTVRGIVVSAILGVLFCLITHRLNLTVGIIPSLNVAAGLLGYFLVRTWTAALARFGIVSKPFTRQENTVIQTCVVACYGIAFSGGFGSYMLAMDQKTYELIGADYPGNRSEDVKNPSLGWMIGFMFVVSFLGLFSLVALRKVMVIDYKLTYPTGTATAMLINSFHTTSGAELAEKQVGCLGKYLSISFIWNLFKWFFSGAGDSCGFDNFPSLGLAAFKNTFYFDFSPTYIGCGLICSHIVNCSTLLGAIISWGFLWPYITSKAGEWYPADLGSNDFKGLYGYKVFIPVSVILGDGIYNIIKIIYATTKEIVNARSKQGRLPLVWVQDEDGSSKLSSEEKLLNEVFVKDSIPPWLAGSGYVGLAAISTATVPMMFPQLKWYLVLSAYVVAPLLAFCNSYGTGLTDWNLASTYGKIGLFIFASWVSQHGGVIAGLAACGVMMSIVSTAADLMQDFKTGYLTLSSPRSMFVSQLIGTALGCVIAPLTFWLYWTAFDIGNPDGMFKAPYAVIFREMSILGVEGFSALPQHCLAICTFFFFAAIAINLLKDVTPDSVSKFVPLPMAMAIPFYIGAYFAIDMFVGTVILFVWERVNRKESEDFAGAVASGLICGDGIWSVPSAILSIMRIDPPMCMYFKPSVAYGLI from the exons ATGGGATCCGAGGCGGACGCGCCGGAGCTGAACGGCCCTCTCCTCGCCGgcgcgacggcggaggaggcggtgccGCCGTGGCGGGAGCAGCTGACGGTGCGGGGGATAGTGGTGAGCGCCATCCTCGGGGTGCTCTTCTGCCTCATCACGCACAGGCTCAACCTCACGGTGGGGATCATCCCCTCCCTCAACGTCGCCGCGGGCCTGCTCGGCTACTTCCTCGTGCGGACCTGGACGGCGGCGCTCGCAAGGTTCGGCATCGTCTCCAAGCCATTCACCAGGCAGGAGAATACCGTCATCCAGACCTGCGTCGTCGCCTGCTACGGCATCGCATTCAGCG GTGGCTTCGGATCGTACATGCTTGCAATGGATCAGAAAACTTATGAGCTTATCGGGGCTGATTATCCTGGTAACAGGTCAGAGGATGTTAAGAATCCTTCACTGGGTTGGATGATCGGCTTCATGTTTGTTGTTAGCTTCCTCGGTCTGTTTAGTCTTGTTGCGCTGCGCAAG GTCATGGTAATTGATTACAAGCTCACCTATCCCACTGGAACTGCCACCGCAATGTTGATAAATAGCTTCCACACTACTAGTGGAGCCGAGCTAGCGGA GAAACAAGTTGGCTGtcttggcaagtacttaagcattaGTTTTATCTGGAACTTGTTTAAGTGGTTCTTCAGTGGTGCTGGGGATTCTTGTGGCTTCGATAATTTCCCTTCTCTAGGGCTTGCAGCATTTAAGAACAC GTTTTATTTTGACTTCAGTCCAACCTATATTGGATGTGGTCTTATATGCTCACACATTGTTAACTGCTCTACACTTCTTGGAGCCATTATATCTTGGGGTTTTCTTTGGCCATATATAACCTCGAAAGCTGGTGAGTGGTATCCAGCTGACCTGGGAAGCAACGATTTCAAAGGACTCTATGGATACAAG GTTTTCATACCTGTATCTGTGATACTCGGTGATGGTATCTATAACATCATTAAGATCATTTATGCTACTACCAAGGAAATAGTGAATGCACGATCAAAGCAAGGAAGACTCCCTCTTGTCTGGGTTCAGGATG AGGATGGAAGTTCTAAATTATCATCCGAGGAAAAACTTCTGAATGAGGTATTTGTAAAAGACAGCATCCCTCCCTGGTTGGCAGGATCTGGTTATGTCGGCCTTGCAGCAATATCAACTGCGACTGTACCAATGATGTTCCCACAACTCAAGTGGTACCTTGTCCTCTCTGCCTATGTTGTTGCTCCCCTACTCGCTTTCTGCAACTCTTATGGCACTGGCCTGACAGATTGGAACCTTGCATCCACATATGGAAAGATTGGCCTTTTCATTTTTGCCTCATGGGTTAGCCAGCATGGCGGTGTGATCGCCGGCTTAGCAGCTTGTGGTGTTATGATGTCCATCGTATCCACAGCTGCTGATCTCATGCAGGACTTCAAGACTGGCTACCTGACCCTCTCTTCGCCAAGGTCCATGTTTGTATCACAGTTGATTGGGACTGCCCTTGGTTGCGTCATTGCTCCTCTCACATTTTGGCTTTACTGGACGGCCTTCGATATTGGCAATCCTGATGGCATGTTCAAAGCTCCATACGCGGTCATCTTCCGCGAGATGTCAATCCTGGGTGTCGAAGGATTCTCAGCGCTGCCCCAGCACTGCCTAGCAATCTGCACTTTCTTCTTTTTTGCAGCCATAGCAATCAACCTCCTGAAGGATGTCACTCCAGACAGCGTGTCCAAATTCGTCCCGCTCCCAATGGCCATGGCTATTCCCTTCTACATCGGAGCATATTTTGCGATCGACATGTTCGTCGGGACGGTCATCTTATTTGTCTGGGAGAGGGTGAATCGCAAGGAGTCTGAGGACTTTGCAGGCGCGGTTGCTTCTGGTTTGATCTGTGGTGACGGGATCTGGAGTGTCCCTTCTGCGATACTGTCCATCATGAGGATCGACCCACCGATGTGCATGTACTTCAAGCCATCTGTTGCATACGGCTTAATATAG